One part of the Peromyscus leucopus breed LL Stock chromosome 19, UCI_PerLeu_2.1, whole genome shotgun sequence genome encodes these proteins:
- the LOC114686164 gene encoding protocadherin beta-6-like translates to METAVAKTPEKRQVVFLTILLLLWEADSETIRYTMPEETESGYLVANLAKDLGLSVGELATRGSQIHSKGNKELLQLDTETGDLLLREKPDREVLCGVTDPCVLHFQLILENPVQFFQTDLQITDINDHAPEFPHREMLLKIPESAQPGTVFPLKAAQDSDIGSNAVQNYTVSPNLHFHVVTQSRADGRKYPELVLDRALDREEQPELTLTLTAVDGGSPPRSGTTIVRIEVVDINDNAPQFVQSLYAVQVPENSPLNALIVTVSARDLDAGMNGNVAYSLFQGGGVSQPFAIDEITGEIRLSDELDFEVNNHYSIEIAATDGGGFSGKCTVSVQVLDVNDNAPELTIRKLTIPIPENSPETVVAVFSVSDSDSGDNGRMVCSVQNDLPFVLKPTFENYYTLMTEGPLDRESRAEYNITITVTDMGTPRLTTQHTITVQVSDVNDNAPAFTQTSYTLFVQENNSPALHIGTISATDSDSGSNAHITYSLLPTHDLQLTLSSLISINADNGQLFALRALDYEALQAFEFRVGATDQGSPALSSQALVRVLVLDANDNAPFVLYPLQNASAPCTELLPRAAEPGYLVTKVVAVDRDSGQNAWLSFQLLKATEPGLFSVWAHNGEVRTSRLLSERDAPKHRLLLLVKDNGDPPRSASVTLHVLLVDGFSQPYLPLPEVARDPAQDNDDFLTLYLVIALASVSSLFLLSVLLFVGVRLCRRARAASLGACSVPEGHFPGHLVDVSGTGTLSQSYQYEVCLRGDSGTGEFKFLKPMIPNLFQDADREVKESPHCRDSFVFS, encoded by the coding sequence ATGGAGACAGCTGTAGCAAAAACGCCAGAGAAAAGGCAAGTCGTTTTCCTTACTATTTTGCTGCTTTTGTGGGAGGCTGATTCTGAAACAATTAGATATACCATGCCAGAAGAAACGGAGAGTGGATACTTGGTGGCTAACCTGGCCAAAGATCTGGGGCTCAGTGTGGGGGAACTGGCCACCAGAGGGTCTCAAATCCATTCCAAAGGAAACAAAGAGCTCTTGCAGCTGGATACAGAGACCGGAGATTTGCTTCTGAGGGAAAAACCAGATCGCGAGGTGCTGTGTGGGGTGACAGACCCCTGTGTGCTGCATTTCCAGCTCATTCTGGAAAACCCTGTGCAGTTCTTCCAAACTGACCTGCAGATCACAGACATAAATGACCATGCTCCAGAGTTCCCTCATAGGGAAATGCTTCTAAAAATCCCTGAGAGCGCCCAGCCAGGGACTGTGTTTCCTCTGAAGGCAGCTCAGGACTCTGACATAGGGAGCAATGCTGTTCAGAACTACACAGTCAGCCCCAACCTCCATTTCCATGTGGTTACTCAGAGTCGCGCTGATGGCAGGAAATACCCAGAGCTGGTGCTGGACAGAGCCCTGGACAGGGAAGAGCAGCCTGAGCTCACTTTAACCCTCACTGCTGTGGATGGTGGATCTCCGCCCAGGTCTGGGACCACCATAGTTCGCATTGAAGTCGTGGACATCAATGATAACGCCCCCCAGTTTGTACAGTCGCTCTATGCGGTGCAGGTCCCTGAGAACAGCCCTCTCAATGCCTTAATTGTCACGGTCTCTGCCAGGGATTTAGATGCTGGGATGAATGGGAATGTAGCCTACTCTCTGTTTCAAGGTGGTGGAGTTTCTCAACCATTTGCAATAGATGAGATCACAGGAGAAATTCGTCTGAGTGATGAGTTGGATTTCGAGGTAAATAATCATTATAGCATAGAAATCGCAGCCACAGATGGCGGTGGCTTTTCAGGGAAATGCACTGTGTCTGTACAGGTGTTGGATGTGAATGACAACGCCCCAGAGCTGACCATCAGAAAGCTCACAATTCCTATCCCAGAAAACTCCCCAGAGACTGTAgttgctgttttcagtgtttctgaTTCAGATTCTGGCGACAATGGAAGGATGgtgtgttctgttcagaatgaTCTTCCATTCGTTTTAAAGCCCACATTCGAGAACTATTACACTTTAATGACAGAGGGGCCAttagacagagagagcagagctgagTACAACATCACCATCACAGTCACCGACATGGGCACACCCAGGCTCACAACACAGCACACCATAACAGTGCAGGTGTCTGACGTCAACGACAACGCCCCAGCCTTCACACAAACCTCCTACACCCTGTTTGTCCAGGAGAACAACAGCCCCGCCCTGCACATAGGCACCATCAGTGCCACAGACTCAGACTCAGGCTCCAATGCCCACATCACCTACTCTCTGCTGCCCACCCACGACCTCCAGCTGACTCTCTCCTCGCTCATCTCCATCAATGCCGACAATGGGCAACTGTTCGCGCTCAGGGCGCTAGACTACGAGGCCCTGCAGGCCTTCGAGTTCCGTGTGGGCGCGACAGACCAAGGCTCTCCTGCGCTCAGCAGCCAGGCACTGGTGCGAGTGCTGGTGCTGGACGCCAACGACAATGCGCCCTTCGTGCTCTACCCGCTGCAGAACGCCTCTGCGCCCTGCACAGAGCTGCTGCCCAgggcggcagagccaggctaCCTGGTCACCAAGGTGGTGGCAGTGGACCGCGACTCTGGACAGAAtgcctggctgtccttccagctgCTGAAGGCCACGGAGCCCGGGCTGTTCAGCGTGTGGGCTCACAATGGCGAGGTGCGCACCTCCAGGTTGCTGAGTGAGCGCGATGCTCCCaagcacaggctgctgctgctggtcaagGACAATGGAGATCCTCCAAGATCTGCCAGTGTCACTCTGCATGTGCTGCTGGTGGATGGCTTCTCTCagccctacctgcctctgccagaggTGGCGCGCGACCCCGCGCAGGACAATGACGATTTTCTCACACTGTACCTGGTTAttgccttggcttctgtttcttcgctcttcctgttgtctgtgctgCTGTTTGTGGGGGTGAGGCTGTGCAGGAGGGCCAGGGCGGCCTCTCTGGGTGCCTGCTCTGTGCCTGAGGGACACTTTCCTGGTCACCTGGTGGATGTCAGTGGCACTGGGACCCTGTCCCAGAGCTACCAGTATGAGGTGTGCCTAAGGGGAGACTCTGGGACAGGAGAGTTCAAATTTCTCAAACCCATGATCCCTAACCTGTTTCAGGATGCTGATAGAGAAGTTAAAGAAAGTCCCCACTGCAGAGACAGCTTTGTATTCAGTTAA